The genome window TTTATCACGGTCAAGCCGATGAAAAAATAAAGGCAAAAGGAAATCTAGAAAATTCGACGGTAATTAATTTTAATGGTAACGATCCTCTTGTTCTATTAAAAGGAGAATCTATTATTGATTCACTTGGCCAAGTTGGTTCGAATGCTGATTTTGCTAAAGACGTTACGTTAATTAGAAATAGTGATGTTTTATCTGGTGACAAAAATATTAAAGATAGTTTTGATCGAAATGTAGAATGGACGAACAAAGGAATTAATTCCTTTGATAATCTTGGCATACATACTTTTGGTACAGCTGCTCCTGAAGAGCCAACTGAACCTGCAGAACCAGAACCTGCTATTTCGATCGCAGATGCTCGTGAACTTGGCACTGGTAAAACAGTCACGATAGAAGGAATTGTGACAACAAATTCAGGACTTTGGGGAAGCGAAACTTTTTATATGCAAGATTCCACTGCTGGAATGTATGTTTATGCTAGCCCTAAATCTGTTAAGCCAGGAGAGAAGATAAAAATAACGGGCGTATTGAAGACATATAAAAATGAACTGGAAATTGAACCAGAAAGTCTTGATATCGTGTCTTCAGACAATGATCTGCCAGAAGCGCAGTCTGTTACGGAAGTAACTGATTCCACACAAGGTGAATTGCTTACATTACAAAATGTTACAATCTCTGAAATGACAAAGGATAGCTATGGCACTGCTACATTCCAAGCTGTATTTGAAAGTGGAGAAAAGGTACGTGTTATCCACGATAATCGTACAGGTTCCACTTATGATGACTTAATCAAGCAATACAAAGAAGGAGATAAAGTTCATCTTACCGGAATCGGATCAATCGATGAAACGGGGTATCATCTAAAAACTACTGGTCTTAATAGCTATGATTTAGTGAATAAGCCAGCCGTTTACTCCACACAAACACCAGGGGTAGTCCCAGCTGGTACAGAGGTTGAATTGAATTCTGGTCTAGAAGATGCAGCTATTTACTACACAACAGATGGTTCTACACCAACTGAAAAAAGTACAAAATACACACAGCCAATCTCTTTAAAAACGGGTGAAACTACGATTAAAGCAATTGCTGTAACAAATGGTACAGTAAGTGATGTATTTAGCTTTACTTTTAAAATTCTAAATACGGAAAATCTCCGTATCCATGATATACAAGGAAAAGGGCATATTTCTGAATATAATGGTTCTTCTGTTACGGACATAACTGGTGTTGTAACCCATGTGTTTGGGTCAAGCAGTTTTGTTATGCAGGATGTGGATGGAGCAGATACAGATATCGAAACATCTGAAGCAATTGAAGTATACAAGTCCTCTCACGGGGTTTCTGTTGGAGACAAAGTTTCCGTTAATGGAACTGTTACGGAATATGGCGGAGGAGCTAATCTGTCCAAAACACAAATTACCGCAACATCCATTACTAAAGATGGGACGGCTGAACTACCAGCTCCACTTATTATTGGGAAAGATATTTTTCCTCCAAACAAAGTAATTGATAATGATGAAATGACATCTTTTGATCCAGATGAAGATGGAATTGACTTTTGGGAATCTCTTGAATATATGCGTGTATCATTCCCAAATGCACTAGTAGTAGGACCACCGTATTCGAATGATGTGCCTATTATTGTGGAAAGCACGACGAATAATACGTTAAATAATCAAGGTGGATTAAATATTGCTGAAGACGATTATAACCCAGAAAAAATCTTTTTAGATAATGTGGGAAGTGATTTCCAGCCAGGTGATAAGTTTAATGGTGATGTTATCGGTGTCGTAACCTATTCAAGTAATGGTTATCAATTATCTGTTAATAAAAACGAATTACCTACTTTAACAAAATCCAATTTAACACAAGAAGTTACTCATATTGTCCCGGCAGAGGATAAATTAACCGTGGCTTCATACAATATTGAGAATTTCTCTAATAATAAAGCAAACACTCCAGATGCCAAAGTAGCTAAAATTGCCAAGTCATTTGTAGAAAACATGAAATCTCCTGATATTATTACGTTAGTAGAGGTTCAGGATAATGATGGAGAAACTGATTCAGGAAACTCTGATGCATCAGAAAGCTATCAACGTTTAATCAATGCAATTGTTGCTGCAGGTGGTCCAGCATATAAATGGATAGACGTGGCTCCTGTAAATAACACAAACGGTGGAGCTCCTGGTGGCAATATTCGTGTTGGTCATCTTTACAACCCTGAACGTGTAACATTGGTTGAAGGAACGAAGGGAAAAGCAACGGAAGCAAATGGATGGACGGAAACAGGGAACCTTACATTAAACCCAGGTGTTATTAACCCAGAAGCATTTACTAACACACGTAAACCACTTGCTGCAGAATTTGAATTTAAAGGTCAGCGTGTTGTAGTAATCGGAAACCATTTGAATTCTAAAGGTGGAGATCAAACTTTATGGGGAGCTAACCAGCCGCCTGTACTGTCTTCTGAAGCAGAGCGCATCAAGCTTGCCCAAGAAGTAAACAACTTTATTAAAGAAGGGCTTGTCAAAAACCCTAACTTAAATGTGGTTGTAACTGGAGACATGAATGATTTTGAATTTACACCGGCTCTTAAGGCTTTAAAGGGTGAGATTTTAACAAATATGGTGGAAAAGGTTCCAGCTGAAGATCGTTTCTCCTACTTCTTCCAAGGTAACAACCAAGTACTAGACCATATTTTAGTAACAAATAGATTAGCAAATGTAACAACGGCTGATATGATTCATATTAACGCAAACTTTACGGAAGCAACTGGACAAGCATCTGACCATGATCCAGTAATGGTTCAACTTGATTTATCTAATTTACCAGAAGTACCTGATTTAACTATTATGCATACTAATGATATCCACTCAGCTTTGGATAACATACCGAAG of Niallia circulans contains these proteins:
- a CDS encoding 5'-nucleotidase C-terminal domain-containing protein; its protein translation is MKRRNKRNLSVITIIAILFSLFSPVANLNVKAETVVATDLIISEYIEGSSFNKAIELYNGTGADLDLSQYSLGIHTNGAEKISHKLSLNGTLKNGETYVIYHGQADEKIKAKGNLENSTVINFNGNDPLVLLKGESIIDSLGQVGSNADFAKDVTLIRNSDVLSGDKNIKDSFDRNVEWTNKGINSFDNLGIHTFGTAAPEEPTEPAEPEPAISIADARELGTGKTVTIEGIVTTNSGLWGSETFYMQDSTAGMYVYASPKSVKPGEKIKITGVLKTYKNELEIEPESLDIVSSDNDLPEAQSVTEVTDSTQGELLTLQNVTISEMTKDSYGTATFQAVFESGEKVRVIHDNRTGSTYDDLIKQYKEGDKVHLTGIGSIDETGYHLKTTGLNSYDLVNKPAVYSTQTPGVVPAGTEVELNSGLEDAAIYYTTDGSTPTEKSTKYTQPISLKTGETTIKAIAVTNGTVSDVFSFTFKILNTENLRIHDIQGKGHISEYNGSSVTDITGVVTHVFGSSSFVMQDVDGADTDIETSEAIEVYKSSHGVSVGDKVSVNGTVTEYGGGANLSKTQITATSITKDGTAELPAPLIIGKDIFPPNKVIDNDEMTSFDPDEDGIDFWESLEYMRVSFPNALVVGPPYSNDVPIIVESTTNNTLNNQGGLNIAEDDYNPEKIFLDNVGSDFQPGDKFNGDVIGVVTYSSNGYQLSVNKNELPTLTKSNLTQEVTHIVPAEDKLTVASYNIENFSNNKANTPDAKVAKIAKSFVENMKSPDIITLVEVQDNDGETDSGNSDASESYQRLINAIVAAGGPAYKWIDVAPVNNTNGGAPGGNIRVGHLYNPERVTLVEGTKGKATEANGWTETGNLTLNPGVINPEAFTNTRKPLAAEFEFKGQRVVVIGNHLNSKGGDQTLWGANQPPVLSSEAERIKLAQEVNNFIKEGLVKNPNLNVVVTGDMNDFEFTPALKALKGEILTNMVEKVPAEDRFSYFFQGNNQVLDHILVTNRLANVTTADMIHINANFTEATGQASDHDPVMVQLDLSNLPEVPDLTIMHTNDIHSALDNIPKTVTAVKEIRAANPDALLLHAGDQFTGTLYFNEFQGKADLAMLNLLGIDAMTFGNHEFDLGSSAEGHQALADFIKGANFPFVSANVDFSKDEKFTGLQNKSIESNSENGKIYNGIVKEVNGEKVGIFGLTTAETADISSPGSIAFENYLKEAEKAVEAFEEAGVNRIVALTHIGYDDNAAIDNDLILAEKVEGIDVIVGGHSHTTLEKPVIVDEDETPTLIVQTGNSNSNLGVVNVTFDENDVVKTYDGHLVAIGAQEEDEEAVKVLEPFKEKINQVAKTEIGVSSPIALESPRTNGDDTKPSVRKNETILGNLITDGMLEKSRTFTGKNIIMALQNGGGIRAAIDKGPITVGEIITVLPFNNTLATMDVTGAELKEAFEISLGQYPTENGGFLHVAGGKVVYDETKLPGERIVSVSYLNEAGKYVEVQDDTMYTIATNAFTAKGGDGYDVFAKAYAEGRVTDLGLSDWENFRDHLVSIGSEGIPTEVEGRIIDVSQEPGEEPGEEPGEEPGEEPGEEPGEEPGQEPGEEPGKEPGQGPGEKPGNKPGEKPGNSNKVKEIKPKVIKDGSKYKISDSALANIADNAVVVIKLDNKINATFTLTKEQVQALQKAGASIVVSNGNVEVQIPASVLPLAENVNINVKKMEVKGSIIAYDFTIEADGKTYHEFDDKVKLTFKVDLKRVKNPKNVKVYYWNEKAGKWELIGGDYKNGKVSVYTDHFSTYGVFEGQPKSSNAPAHQANELPDTATNNFNILVAGFMLLIVGIGLYFVKRRKTNF